A single window of Rhizobium sp. CCGE531 DNA harbors:
- a CDS encoding ABC transporter ATP-binding protein, with the protein MPELLSVRDLKIEATSYPPGEPPKRVTIVDGVSFDLQRGKVLGLIGESGAGKSTIGLSALAYGRGGAEITGGQVLLGGVDILPLGKSGIRKVRGARVCYVAQSAAAAFNPAHRLGDQVIEATVKHRLMTKEEARKRALYLFRVLGLPDPETFGERYPHQVSGGQLQRAMTAMALCSNPELIVFDEPTTALDVTTQIDVLAAIKHAIEETHTAALYITHDLAVVAQVSDDIMVLRHGKTVEYGGVQQIIEEPRQDYTRALVNVRQEARAEAADQSSALLKVENISAQYSNGFKVLHDVSLHLPKGQTLAVVGESGSGKSTLARVITGLLPPSDGRISFDGKPLTPALKNRSRQELRRIQLIYQMADTAMNPRQTVRDIIGRPLTFYDGLRGAAKTARVKELLDQIEMANGFIDRYPAELSGGQKQRVAIARALAAKPELILCDEPTSALDPLVAEGILKLLLKLQEEARLSYVFITHDIAIVRAIADSVAVMHRGKLVRFGPKSQALSPPFDDYTDLLLKSVPEMEIGWLERVLTTRRMESAGN; encoded by the coding sequence ATGCCTGAGCTTCTTTCCGTTCGCGATCTCAAGATCGAGGCAACCAGCTATCCGCCCGGCGAGCCGCCGAAACGCGTCACGATCGTCGACGGTGTCTCCTTCGATCTCCAGAGGGGCAAGGTGCTCGGGCTGATCGGCGAGTCGGGCGCGGGCAAGTCCACCATCGGCCTTTCCGCCCTCGCCTATGGCCGCGGTGGCGCCGAAATCACCGGCGGCCAGGTGCTGCTCGGCGGCGTCGATATCCTGCCGCTCGGCAAATCCGGCATCCGCAAGGTCCGCGGCGCGCGCGTCTGCTACGTCGCGCAATCGGCGGCAGCTGCCTTCAATCCAGCGCATCGGCTGGGCGATCAGGTGATCGAAGCCACCGTGAAGCACCGCCTGATGACGAAGGAGGAGGCGAGGAAACGGGCGCTCTATCTCTTCCGCGTCCTTGGCCTGCCTGATCCGGAAACCTTCGGCGAGCGCTATCCGCATCAGGTCTCAGGCGGCCAGCTGCAGCGCGCCATGACCGCCATGGCGCTCTGCTCCAATCCGGAACTGATCGTCTTCGACGAACCGACGACCGCGCTCGACGTGACGACGCAGATCGACGTGCTGGCGGCGATCAAGCATGCCATCGAGGAGACGCATACGGCGGCCCTCTATATCACCCATGACCTCGCCGTCGTCGCCCAGGTTTCCGACGACATCATGGTGCTGCGGCATGGCAAGACAGTGGAATATGGCGGCGTCCAGCAGATCATCGAGGAGCCGAGGCAGGATTATACCCGCGCCCTCGTCAATGTCCGCCAAGAGGCAAGGGCCGAAGCCGCCGACCAATCGAGCGCGCTTCTGAAAGTCGAGAATATCAGCGCCCAATACTCCAATGGTTTCAAAGTATTGCACGATGTTTCTCTACACCTTCCGAAAGGACAGACGCTGGCGGTGGTCGGCGAATCCGGCTCCGGAAAATCGACGCTTGCCCGCGTCATCACCGGTCTGCTGCCGCCAAGCGACGGGCGGATTTCCTTCGACGGCAAGCCGCTGACGCCGGCCTTGAAAAATCGCTCGCGGCAGGAATTGCGGCGCATCCAGCTGATCTACCAGATGGCCGACACAGCCATGAACCCGCGCCAGACGGTGCGCGATATCATCGGCCGGCCGCTGACCTTCTATGACGGCCTGCGCGGCGCCGCAAAGACGGCGCGCGTGAAAGAGCTGCTGGATCAGATCGAGATGGCCAACGGCTTCATCGACCGCTATCCGGCCGAGCTTTCCGGCGGCCAGAAGCAACGCGTCGCCATCGCCCGCGCGCTTGCAGCCAAGCCGGAACTCATCCTTTGCGATGAGCCGACATCGGCGCTCGATCCGCTGGTTGCCGAAGGCATTCTGAAACTGCTGCTGAAGCTGCAGGAGGAGGCACGCCTCTCCTATGTCTTCATCACCCACGACATCGCCATCGTGCGCGCCATTGCCGATAGCGTCGCGGTGATGCATCGCGGCAAGCTCGTTCGCTTCGGCCCGAAATCGCAAGCGCTTTCGCCGCCCTTCGACGACTACACCGACCTGCTGCTGAAATCCGTACCCGAAATGGAGATCGGCTGGCTGGAGCGTGTGCTGACGACGCGGCGGATGGAGAGCGCCGGAAATTGA
- a CDS encoding CocE/NonD family hydrolase: MTERSFTTIENHWITLKDGTRLAARIWMPDGAENDAVPAVFEFLPYRKRDGTSPRDESTYPVFAAAGIAGVRVDIRGSGESSGIIDGEYTELELANACELIAWIAAQPWSNGSVGMMGISWGGFNCLQVAALKPPALKAVISIASTVDRYNDDIHYKNGCHLSAQLSWAATMLAYQSRSPDPAIVGDDWRDMWLQRLEQEPFFMEEWLRHQRRDDFWRHGSICEDFESFDVPALVIAGWADGYRNTPLLAVEGLGDKAKALIGPWVHKYPHFAWPKPRADFHGEAIAWWNRWLRGERNGAETMPSVRAYILDAIKPATRRDFDPGFWIAKQEWQQPDLQCFYVEQFGGLMEGMPIPHAPEHPVYLRSPLDTGTASGEWFTLKPDAELAIDQRLDDAGSLTFQTAPLSEDHDYLGRPVVTLALRCDAETANLCARLVDIHPDGTATRVSFGLLNLAHRNGNAAPEPMSKGERTTVNLTLDTCGYRFRKGHRIRLSLSTAYWPMVLLPPEDPGLTIDIASIGLGLPLLGAHELIDMKQPDNPDPLPKYIEHAPGSTKRHVVRDLSAGLTRYEIQEDTGLFEHPGTGLSTRQLREETWSIAPDDPLSMSGISTWTCDMQRSGWFVRTVATSSIACTAKDWIISASVIAYEGETRIFEKIFEEKRIARDLM; this comes from the coding sequence ATGACTGAACGCAGCTTCACCACCATCGAAAATCATTGGATCACCCTCAAGGATGGCACGCGGCTTGCTGCGCGCATCTGGATGCCCGATGGCGCGGAGAACGATGCCGTCCCGGCCGTCTTCGAATTCCTGCCTTATCGCAAACGCGACGGAACGAGCCCGCGCGACGAATCCACCTATCCGGTCTTTGCCGCAGCCGGCATTGCCGGCGTGCGTGTCGATATAAGGGGCTCCGGCGAATCGAGCGGCATCATCGATGGCGAATATACCGAGCTGGAGCTTGCCAATGCCTGCGAGCTGATCGCCTGGATTGCGGCACAGCCCTGGTCGAACGGCTCTGTGGGCATGATGGGCATCTCCTGGGGCGGCTTCAACTGCCTGCAGGTCGCGGCCCTGAAGCCGCCCGCGTTGAAAGCGGTGATTTCGATCGCTTCCACGGTCGACCGCTACAATGACGACATCCACTACAAGAACGGCTGCCACCTCTCCGCCCAGCTTTCCTGGGCGGCGACCATGCTTGCCTACCAATCGCGCTCCCCCGATCCGGCCATCGTCGGTGACGACTGGCGCGACATGTGGCTGCAGCGCCTCGAGCAGGAACCCTTCTTCATGGAAGAATGGCTCCGGCATCAGCGCCGCGACGACTTCTGGCGGCATGGGTCGATCTGCGAGGATTTCGAGAGTTTCGATGTTCCCGCCCTGGTCATCGCCGGCTGGGCGGACGGCTATCGCAATACGCCGCTGCTCGCGGTCGAGGGTCTCGGGGACAAGGCGAAGGCGCTCATCGGCCCTTGGGTTCACAAATATCCGCATTTCGCCTGGCCGAAGCCGCGCGCCGATTTCCACGGCGAAGCGATCGCTTGGTGGAACCGCTGGCTGCGCGGCGAGCGCAATGGCGCGGAAACCATGCCATCCGTGCGCGCCTATATCCTCGATGCCATAAAGCCCGCCACGCGCCGCGATTTCGACCCGGGCTTCTGGATCGCCAAGCAGGAGTGGCAGCAGCCTGACTTGCAGTGCTTCTATGTCGAGCAGTTCGGCGGCTTGATGGAAGGCATGCCGATCCCGCATGCGCCGGAGCACCCTGTCTATCTGCGCTCGCCGCTCGACACGGGCACCGCCTCGGGTGAGTGGTTCACCTTGAAGCCGGATGCGGAACTGGCGATCGATCAGCGCCTCGACGATGCCGGGTCGCTGACCTTTCAGACCGCGCCGCTCTCGGAGGACCATGATTATCTCGGACGTCCGGTCGTGACGCTGGCGCTCAGATGCGACGCCGAAACCGCCAATCTCTGCGCGAGGCTTGTCGACATCCATCCAGACGGCACGGCAACGCGCGTCTCCTTCGGCCTGCTCAATCTCGCCCATCGCAACGGCAATGCCGCGCCCGAACCGATGAGCAAGGGGGAACGCACGACCGTGAACCTGACCCTCGATACCTGTGGCTATCGCTTCCGCAAAGGGCATCGCATCCGGCTCTCGCTATCGACTGCCTATTGGCCAATGGTCCTGCTGCCGCCGGAAGATCCGGGTCTGACGATCGATATCGCCTCCATCGGCCTTGGCCTGCCCCTTCTCGGCGCGCATGAGCTCATCGATATGAAGCAGCCTGACAATCCTGATCCGCTGCCGAAATATATCGAACACGCGCCGGGCTCGACGAAGCGGCATGTCGTGCGCGATCTCTCGGCCGGCCTTACCCGCTATGAAATTCAAGAGGATACCGGCCTTTTCGAACACCCCGGCACAGGCCTGTCGACACGGCAGCTTCGCGAGGAAACCTGGTCGATCGCGCCGGACGATCCGCTGTCGATGTCCGGCATCTCGACATGGACCTGCGACATGCAGCGCTCCGGCTGGTTCGTCCGCACAGTCGCAACGTCATCCATAGCCTGTACGGCAAAGGACTGGATCATCAGCGCCTCGGTCATTGCCTATGAAGGCGAGACGCGGATTTTCGAGAAAATATTCGAGGAGAAGCGTATCGCCCGCGACCTGATGTAA
- a CDS encoding ABC transporter permease — MSNLPPGTVLPGLRFKQRFPLLSLIFERCLLSIVLLFAVSVLIFGGLEALPGDFATTYLGQSATPQAVANIREELGLNRPVVTRYVQWLGNAVRGDFGTSWASKNSVGEQIGKRLGNSLFLAGFAALISVPLAVCLGMLAVHFRNRLPDKIINVISLAAISLPEFFIGYLLIMFFSVKLGIATFPATVFDGMGFIDRLKAIALPTATLVLVVLAHMMRMTRAAILSVMSSAYMETAELKGLSAFRAIVKHAAPNALAPIINVIALNLAYLIVGVVVVEVVFVYPGMGQYMVDAVTVRDMPVVQACGLIFAAVYIFLNMTADILAIVANPRLRHPR, encoded by the coding sequence ATGTCCAATCTGCCCCCCGGAACCGTTCTCCCCGGGCTGAGGTTCAAGCAGCGCTTTCCGCTGCTATCCCTCATTTTCGAGCGTTGCCTGCTCAGCATCGTCCTGCTGTTTGCGGTGTCCGTGCTGATCTTCGGCGGGCTCGAAGCCCTGCCCGGCGATTTCGCCACCACTTATCTCGGTCAGTCGGCGACGCCGCAGGCCGTCGCCAATATCCGCGAGGAGCTTGGCCTCAACCGGCCTGTGGTCACCCGCTATGTGCAATGGCTCGGCAATGCCGTGCGGGGTGACTTCGGCACCTCCTGGGCCAGCAAGAATTCCGTCGGCGAACAGATCGGCAAGCGGCTCGGAAACTCCCTGTTTCTGGCCGGCTTTGCCGCCTTGATCTCGGTGCCGCTGGCCGTCTGCTTGGGCATGTTGGCGGTCCATTTCCGCAATCGCCTGCCCGACAAGATTATCAATGTCATCTCGCTGGCGGCGATCTCGCTGCCGGAATTCTTTATCGGCTATCTCCTCATCATGTTCTTTTCCGTCAAACTCGGCATCGCGACCTTTCCGGCGACCGTCTTCGACGGCATGGGCTTCATCGACCGGCTGAAGGCGATCGCCCTGCCGACGGCGACGCTGGTTCTGGTCGTGCTTGCGCATATGATGCGCATGACGCGGGCGGCCATTCTTTCCGTCATGTCGTCGGCCTATATGGAGACGGCCGAGTTGAAGGGGCTCTCCGCCTTCCGCGCCATCGTCAAGCACGCCGCCCCCAATGCGCTGGCGCCGATCATCAACGTCATCGCGCTGAACCTTGCCTATCTGATCGTCGGCGTCGTCGTCGTCGAAGTCGTCTTCGTCTATCCCGGCATGGGCCAGTATATGGTCGATGCGGTGACGGTGCGCGACATGCCTGTCGTTCAGGCCTGCGGCCTGATCTTCGCCGCCGTCTACATCTTCCTCAACATGACGGCCGATATTCTCGCCATCGTCGCCAACCCACGTCTGAGGCATCCGCGATGA
- a CDS encoding ABC transporter permease, with amino-acid sequence MRLRDIPITAWIGIIGILIAFICAIFAPWIAPFGETEVVGNVWQPADAQYFFGLDNLGRDILSRLIYGTRTTLFVALTATIISFSLGIILSFTAAVSRGWIDTVFSRFNDLMMSIPTLIFALVVLAVLPQNLIVLILVMAILDSTRVYRLGRAVALDVAVMEFVEAAKLRGEGRIWIIFREILPNTLSPLLAEFGLRFAFSILFLSTLSFLGLGIQPPSADWGGMVKDNKDGIIFGISAALVPGSAIAALAICVNLVVDWLLRRTSSLKGGRGDA; translated from the coding sequence ATGAGACTGAGAGATATCCCCATCACCGCCTGGATCGGCATCATCGGTATTCTGATCGCCTTCATCTGCGCGATCTTCGCGCCCTGGATCGCGCCCTTTGGCGAGACGGAAGTCGTCGGCAATGTCTGGCAGCCGGCCGATGCCCAATATTTCTTCGGCCTCGACAATCTCGGCCGCGATATCCTGTCGCGTCTGATCTACGGCACCCGCACGACTCTGTTCGTCGCCCTGACGGCAACGATCATTTCCTTCTCGCTCGGTATCATCCTGAGCTTTACCGCCGCCGTCTCGCGCGGATGGATCGACACGGTCTTTTCGCGCTTCAACGACCTGATGATGTCGATCCCGACGCTGATCTTCGCGCTCGTCGTGCTCGCCGTCCTGCCGCAGAACCTGATCGTGCTGATCCTCGTCATGGCCATTCTCGATTCCACCCGCGTCTATCGCCTCGGCCGCGCCGTGGCGCTCGATGTCGCGGTCATGGAATTCGTCGAGGCGGCCAAGCTTCGCGGCGAAGGCAGGATCTGGATCATCTTCCGCGAGATCTTGCCGAATACGCTGTCGCCGCTGCTGGCGGAATTCGGCCTGCGCTTTGCCTTCTCGATCCTGTTCCTCTCCACACTTTCCTTCCTCGGCCTCGGCATTCAGCCGCCCTCGGCCGATTGGGGCGGCATGGTCAAGGACAATAAGGACGGCATCATCTTCGGCATCTCCGCCGCGCTCGTGCCGGGTTCGGCCATCGCGGCGCTTGCAATCTGTGTCAATCTGGTGGTCGACTGGCTTTTAAGGCGCACCTCCAGCCTCAAGGGAGGGCGTGGCGATGCCTGA
- a CDS encoding alpha/beta hydrolase, giving the protein MATAERPMPSEAGILQFMEICDSFYPPDAVTASIAQQRQWYDALCARFDHPLPEGMETRDEFVAGAIPVRRYRPANIRTATNLLYLHGGGFVVGSLESHHAICAEIADHAGAELVSVDYRLAPEYRWPAQTDDCFSVLRQLLAEKKSVVLIGDSAGGNLAAGLVVRAKAESLSGIVGQILIYPALGGDLTSGSYEEMADAPGLTTADVAYYRSVLQAPPGDPVSEPLALSSVARFPPTFITVAHYDPLRDDGRNYAARLAQAGVEVWFREEPQMVHAWLRARHMSEGARAGFAAICAAARRFACQR; this is encoded by the coding sequence ATGGCTACTGCCGAGCGTCCCATGCCGAGCGAGGCAGGCATCTTGCAGTTCATGGAGATCTGCGATTCCTTCTATCCGCCCGATGCGGTAACGGCTTCGATCGCGCAGCAGCGCCAATGGTATGACGCCTTATGCGCCCGTTTCGATCACCCTTTGCCCGAGGGCATGGAGACGAGGGATGAATTCGTCGCCGGGGCGATCCCGGTTCGGCGCTACAGGCCCGCCAATATCCGCACGGCAACGAACCTGCTCTATCTGCATGGCGGCGGTTTTGTCGTCGGCTCGCTCGAGAGTCACCATGCCATCTGCGCCGAGATTGCGGATCATGCCGGCGCGGAGCTGGTTTCCGTCGACTATCGCCTGGCGCCGGAATATCGCTGGCCGGCGCAGACGGATGATTGCTTCAGCGTTCTTAGACAGCTTCTCGCCGAAAAGAAGTCGGTCGTTCTGATCGGCGACAGCGCTGGCGGCAATCTGGCGGCGGGATTGGTCGTGCGGGCGAAAGCCGAGAGCCTTTCTGGAATTGTCGGCCAGATTCTGATCTATCCCGCGCTTGGCGGCGATCTTACCTCCGGCTCCTATGAGGAAATGGCCGATGCGCCAGGGCTGACGACGGCGGATGTCGCCTATTATCGCAGCGTCCTGCAGGCTCCGCCGGGCGATCCGGTCTCCGAGCCGCTTGCTTTATCGTCCGTGGCCAGGTTTCCGCCAACCTTCATCACAGTGGCGCACTATGATCCGCTGCGCGACGACGGCCGTAACTACGCGGCGCGGCTTGCGCAGGCGGGCGTCGAAGTCTGGTTCCGCGAGGAGCCGCAAATGGTGCATGCCTGGCTCAGGGCACGGCATATGAGCGAAGGCGCGCGGGCCGGCTTTGCCGCCATCTGCGCGGCGGCACGCCGGTTTGCCTGTCAGCGCTGA
- a CDS encoding FGGY-family carbohydrate kinase: MTAPYFIGIDVGTGSARAGVFDANGHLLAAAKRPITIWHEAGSIVEQSSEQIWKAVCGSVKEVVTAAKIAPGDVAGIGFDATCSLVAVKADGRPVAVGPSGDAERNIVVWMDHRAAGEAAEINAGNHAVLRYVGGRISPEMETPKLLWLKRNLPQSFATTDHFFDLADYLTWRATGSLQRSVCTVTCKWTYLAHEKRWDARYFQDIGLGELADEGFVRIGTEIVEPGTALGEGLNEAAARDLGLAVGIPVGASLIDAHAGGVGTLGGQGPDGKADVRNRLAYIFGTSACSMASSEGAVFVDGVWGPYYSAMVPGLWLTEGGQSAAGAAIDHLVTMHPASGEARQKAETEGLSLVAWLDRQAMQASRNASDAVKLTQSIQVVPEFLGNRSPYADPDARAVISGLGLETGVDDLVALYVAGLCGIGYGLRQLLEKLAQDGIACDLIIASGGAAQSGLVRQLLADTTGTPVAVADTEEPVLLGAAMLGATAGGRCGSLVEAMAAMSRLAKRFEPADGAVKALHERRYEAFELLQSADRSIRALKGR; this comes from the coding sequence ATGACCGCACCTTATTTCATCGGCATCGATGTTGGCACCGGCAGCGCCCGGGCTGGAGTGTTCGATGCAAATGGCCATCTGCTCGCCGCCGCCAAGCGGCCGATCACCATCTGGCACGAGGCCGGCAGCATCGTCGAGCAGTCGAGCGAGCAGATATGGAAGGCCGTCTGCGGCAGCGTCAAAGAGGTCGTCACGGCGGCAAAGATAGCGCCCGGTGACGTTGCGGGCATCGGCTTCGATGCAACGTGTTCGCTGGTCGCAGTCAAGGCGGATGGCCGGCCCGTGGCTGTGGGGCCTTCGGGCGATGCCGAGCGCAACATCGTCGTCTGGATGGATCATCGCGCCGCCGGCGAGGCGGCGGAGATCAATGCCGGAAATCATGCCGTGCTTCGCTATGTCGGCGGCCGCATCTCGCCCGAGATGGAAACGCCGAAGCTGCTCTGGCTGAAGCGAAACCTGCCACAATCCTTCGCCACAACGGACCACTTCTTCGATCTTGCCGATTATCTGACCTGGCGCGCGACGGGTTCGCTACAGCGATCGGTCTGCACGGTAACGTGCAAATGGACCTATCTCGCCCATGAGAAGCGCTGGGACGCGCGATATTTCCAGGATATCGGCCTTGGCGAACTGGCGGATGAAGGCTTTGTGCGGATCGGCACCGAGATCGTCGAGCCGGGGACAGCGCTTGGCGAGGGGCTGAACGAAGCTGCCGCCCGCGATCTTGGCCTCGCCGTCGGCATACCGGTCGGCGCGTCGCTCATCGATGCCCATGCCGGCGGCGTCGGGACGCTGGGCGGGCAGGGGCCGGATGGCAAGGCCGATGTCAGGAACAGGCTCGCCTATATCTTCGGCACGTCGGCCTGCTCGATGGCATCAAGCGAAGGGGCCGTTTTCGTCGATGGCGTCTGGGGGCCTTATTATTCTGCCATGGTGCCCGGTCTCTGGCTGACCGAAGGCGGCCAATCCGCGGCAGGTGCTGCGATCGATCATCTCGTCACCATGCATCCGGCATCCGGCGAGGCGCGTCAGAAGGCCGAGACGGAGGGACTGTCGCTGGTCGCCTGGCTCGACCGGCAGGCCATGCAGGCGAGCAGAAACGCTTCCGACGCCGTGAAGCTTACCCAATCCATCCAGGTCGTTCCCGAATTTCTCGGCAACCGCTCGCCCTATGCTGACCCTGACGCTCGCGCCGTCATCTCCGGCCTTGGGCTGGAAACAGGCGTCGACGATCTCGTCGCTCTTTATGTCGCCGGGCTTTGCGGCATCGGCTATGGCCTCCGGCAGTTGCTCGAAAAGCTGGCGCAGGATGGCATTGCCTGCGATCTCATCATTGCCAGCGGCGGCGCTGCCCAGAGCGGTCTCGTGCGCCAGCTTTTGGCGGATACGACCGGCACGCCGGTCGCGGTTGCCGATACCGAAGAACCGGTTCTTCTCGGTGCCGCCATGCTCGGTGCTACGGCCGGCGGGCGTTGCGGCTCTCTGGTGGAAGCCATGGCCGCCATGTCACGGCTGGCGAAACGGTTCGAGCCGGCGGACGGCGCTGTTAAAGCCTTACATGAGCGACGGTACGAAGCCTTCGAACTGCTGCAATCGGCAGATCGCAGCATCCGTGCTCTGAAGGGGCGATAA
- a CDS encoding carnitinyl-CoA dehydratase, with protein MQDPIRTRCDNGILEVVIDRPKANAIDLATSRTMGLIFRDFRDNPDLRVAIVTGAGEKFFSAGWDLKAAADGDAVDGDYGVGGFGGLQELRDLNKPVICAVNGICCGGGLEIALSADLIIAAAHATFALPEIRSGTVADAASIKLPKRIPYHIAMDMLLTGRWLNVEEAHRWGFVNEIVLADKLMDRAWELARLLASGPPLVYAAIKEIVREAEGTTFQAAMNKITKRQFATVDTLYSSEDQLEGARAFAEKRAPVWKGK; from the coding sequence TTGCAAGACCCCATTCGTACCCGATGCGACAATGGTATCCTCGAGGTCGTCATTGACAGGCCGAAGGCGAATGCCATCGATCTGGCGACGAGCCGTACCATGGGGCTGATCTTCCGCGACTTCCGCGACAATCCGGATCTGCGTGTCGCCATCGTCACCGGTGCTGGCGAGAAATTCTTTTCCGCCGGCTGGGATTTGAAGGCTGCGGCCGATGGCGACGCTGTTGATGGCGACTACGGCGTCGGCGGTTTCGGCGGCCTGCAGGAACTTCGCGATCTCAACAAGCCAGTGATTTGCGCCGTCAACGGCATCTGTTGCGGCGGCGGGCTGGAAATCGCGCTTTCGGCCGATCTGATCATCGCCGCCGCCCACGCAACCTTCGCCTTGCCCGAGATCCGCTCGGGCACGGTGGCCGACGCGGCATCGATCAAGCTTCCGAAGCGCATTCCCTATCACATCGCGATGGACATGCTGCTGACCGGCCGCTGGCTCAATGTCGAGGAGGCGCATCGCTGGGGCTTCGTCAACGAAATCGTCCTGGCCGACAAGCTGATGGACAGGGCATGGGAACTCGCCCGCCTGCTCGCAAGCGGACCGCCGCTCGTCTACGCGGCGATCAAGGAAATCGTTCGCGAAGCGGAGGGCACAACGTTCCAGGCTGCCATGAACAAGATCACCAAACGGCAGTTTGCGACCGTCGACACACTTTATTCGAGCGAGGATCAATTGGAAGGCGCGAGGGCTTTCGCGGAGAAGCGAGCCCCAGTCTGGAAAGGAAAGTAG
- a CDS encoding cupin domain-containing protein, translating to MDIKKNGTQPSGKGPSDWFTGTVRIDPLFAANDARRAAAGSVTFEPGARTAWHTHPRGQTLIVTAGLGLVQREGSPVEEIRPGDIVWFEPGEKHWHGASPTTAMTHIAIHEHLDGKVVDWLEHVTDEQYQAR from the coding sequence ATGGACATCAAGAAGAACGGTACGCAACCCTCCGGCAAAGGTCCCTCCGACTGGTTCACCGGTACGGTCAGGATCGATCCGCTATTTGCTGCCAATGACGCCCGCCGGGCGGCGGCCGGCAGCGTCACCTTCGAACCCGGCGCGAGGACGGCGTGGCACACCCATCCGCGCGGCCAGACCTTGATCGTCACGGCTGGCCTGGGTCTCGTTCAGCGCGAAGGCAGCCCGGTCGAGGAGATCCGGCCCGGGGATATCGTCTGGTTCGAACCGGGCGAAAAGCACTGGCACGGCGCTTCGCCGACGACAGCCATGACCCACATCGCCATCCACGAACACCTCGACGGCAAGGTGGTGGATTGGCTAGAGCATGTGACGGACGAGCAATATCAGGCAAGGTGA
- a CDS encoding ABC transporter substrate-binding protein — protein sequence MNDYTKYLASRVTAGGLSRREFMGRAMAAGVTLTLADKLFTESAMAAEPKRGGHLKLGLEGGAATDSKDPAKFLSQVMFCVGRCWGDMLVESHPLTGAAVPSLAESWEPSKDAATWTFKIRKGVKFHNGKELTIDDVVATLKRHTDAKSESGALGVVKSIKEIKADGDNLVLTLTEGNADMPLLLTDYHLVIQPNGGNDDPLASIGTGPYKMVSFEPGVRATFERNKDDWRTDRGFVDSVEIICMNDATARIAALSSGQVHYINRVDPKTVDLLKRAPTVEILATAGRGHYVFIMHCDKAPFDNNDLRLALKYAMDRETMVKKILGGYGKVGNDFPINNTYALFPEGIEQRAYDPDKASFHYKKSGHSGSVLLRTSEVAFPGAVDAAVLYQESCKKAGINIEVKREPGDGYWTNVWNVQPFSTSYWGGRPTQDQMYSTAYISTADWNDTRFKRPDFDKLLLQARSELDEAKRKELYRSMAMMVRDEGGVILPMFNDFVNASTKQVKGYVHDIGNDMSNGYVATRVWLDA from the coding sequence ATGAACGACTACACGAAATATCTGGCAAGCCGCGTTACGGCGGGCGGCCTCAGCCGCCGCGAATTCATGGGACGCGCAATGGCAGCCGGCGTCACTTTGACGCTCGCCGACAAACTCTTCACCGAAAGCGCAATGGCGGCCGAACCGAAGCGGGGCGGTCATCTGAAGCTTGGCCTGGAAGGCGGTGCTGCGACCGATTCCAAGGACCCGGCGAAATTCCTGTCTCAGGTCATGTTCTGCGTCGGCCGCTGCTGGGGCGACATGTTGGTGGAATCCCACCCGCTGACCGGTGCTGCGGTTCCCTCGCTCGCCGAATCCTGGGAACCATCGAAGGATGCCGCCACCTGGACCTTCAAGATCCGCAAGGGCGTCAAGTTCCATAATGGCAAGGAACTGACGATCGACGACGTCGTCGCCACGCTCAAGCGCCACACCGATGCGAAGTCGGAATCCGGCGCGCTCGGCGTCGTGAAGTCGATCAAGGAAATCAAGGCCGATGGCGACAACCTCGTCCTGACGCTGACGGAAGGCAACGCCGACATGCCGTTGCTTCTGACCGACTATCACCTCGTCATCCAGCCGAATGGCGGCAATGACGATCCCCTCGCCTCGATCGGCACCGGCCCCTACAAGATGGTCAGCTTCGAGCCCGGCGTGCGCGCCACCTTCGAGCGCAACAAGGACGACTGGCGCACGGACCGCGGCTTCGTCGATTCGGTCGAGATCATCTGCATGAACGACGCGACAGCGCGTATCGCCGCCCTGTCGTCCGGTCAGGTCCACTATATCAACCGCGTCGACCCGAAGACCGTGGACCTTCTGAAACGCGCGCCGACCGTCGAGATCCTCGCCACCGCCGGCCGCGGTCATTACGTCTTCATCATGCATTGTGACAAGGCGCCCTTCGACAATAACGACCTGCGTCTGGCGCTGAAATACGCCATGGACCGCGAGACCATGGTCAAGAAGATCCTCGGCGGCTATGGCAAGGTCGGCAACGATTTTCCGATCAACAATACCTATGCGCTCTTCCCTGAGGGTATCGAGCAGCGCGCCTACGACCCCGACAAGGCCTCCTTCCACTACAAGAAATCGGGCCACAGCGGCTCGGTATTGCTGCGCACGTCGGAAGTCGCCTTCCCCGGCGCCGTCGATGCGGCCGTCCTCTATCAGGAAAGCTGCAAGAAGGCCGGTATCAACATCGAGGTCAAGCGCGAGCCGGGTGACGGCTACTGGACGAACGTATGGAACGTCCAGCCCTTCTCCACCTCCTACTGGGGTGGACGGCCGACGCAGGACCAGATGTATTCCACCGCGTATATCTCGACGGCGGACTGGAACGACACCCGCTTCAAGCGCCCGGACTTCGACAAGCTTCTGCTTCAGGCCCGCTCCGAACTGGACGAGGCCAAGCGCAAGGAGCTTTACCGTAGCATGGCGATGATGGTGCGCGACGAAGGCGGCGTGATCCTGCCGATGTTCAACGATTTCGTGAACGCCTCCACCAAGCAGGTGAAGGGCTACGTCCACGATATCGGCAACGACATGTCGAACGGCTACGTGGCGACCCGCGTCTGGCTGGACGCCTGA